From Vallitalea longa, one genomic window encodes:
- a CDS encoding glycoside hydrolase family 127 protein, which produces MSNLSNFNPPRTGEAKLTSGFFAKRVDNYVEIIKNMENALLEENNAARLLNFGIAAGKIKGKFYMNEWSDGDCYKFIEGCSNQYAVTKDKKILDIINKYIPWIEATQEEDGYICTQVQLTDLKRWAKPANHELYNFGHLFTASCVHYEATNDDRLLNVAKKAADYLCTIFIPMNTELGNFGFNPSQIMGLVELYNITKNDNYLKLADIFVTMRGTKIGNGDQNQNRVPLRDEYKPVGHAVTASYLYAGAADVYAHTKDKRLLTALERIWNDMIDRRIYITGGASPVYVGISERGDRIQEAFSDEFNLPNRISYNETCANIAVAMWALRMYNLTSKATYGDWMENILLNSGISGASLDMTRYFYANPLSHRVNERIKPTFEQYTHVPNKRFYTFDCWCCPPQLWRTFTGMPKWIYSITDNGISINLFAGSSLNTHLSNNEPVKININTNYPWEEEVKIDIIEAPCNGMNLTFRIPSWCNNATFNHKPIESGIHNVIVKTGEILNIVLPMKPTLYTANPFIEQANGMLAVKRGPVVYCLEGCDIDNEISIDELAIPVQAEFTEEIITELPYNMVGLKSELIHRPKGNKIYYPVIEDDVQKVSVRFIPYFAWANRQESDMSVWLPRA; this is translated from the coding sequence ATGAGTAATCTAAGTAATTTTAATCCACCTAGAACAGGAGAAGCAAAACTTACTTCTGGTTTCTTTGCAAAGAGAGTCGATAATTATGTAGAAATCATCAAAAACATGGAGAATGCTCTCTTAGAAGAAAATAATGCTGCTAGACTACTTAACTTCGGTATAGCCGCAGGTAAAATTAAAGGTAAATTCTATATGAATGAATGGTCAGACGGTGACTGCTACAAATTTATCGAAGGATGTTCTAATCAATACGCAGTTACAAAAGATAAAAAAATACTTGATATTATTAATAAATATATTCCATGGATTGAAGCCACTCAAGAAGAAGATGGTTATATCTGTACTCAAGTCCAATTAACAGACCTTAAAAGATGGGCTAAACCTGCGAATCATGAACTTTATAATTTCGGGCATCTATTTACTGCTTCATGTGTCCATTATGAAGCCACTAATGATGATAGATTATTAAATGTGGCAAAAAAAGCTGCAGATTATCTATGCACAATATTTATACCTATGAATACTGAACTTGGAAATTTTGGTTTTAACCCAAGTCAGATAATGGGATTAGTAGAGTTATATAACATAACAAAAAATGATAATTATCTAAAACTTGCTGATATATTCGTTACCATGAGAGGTACTAAGATTGGTAATGGTGACCAAAATCAAAATCGTGTACCACTACGTGATGAATATAAACCTGTTGGTCATGCAGTTACTGCATCGTATTTATACGCAGGGGCAGCTGATGTTTACGCTCATACGAAAGATAAGCGACTTCTTACAGCCCTCGAACGTATATGGAATGACATGATAGATAGAAGAATCTATATTACTGGAGGTGCATCTCCTGTCTATGTTGGTATATCAGAACGTGGAGATAGAATTCAAGAAGCCTTTAGCGATGAGTTCAATCTTCCTAATAGAATTTCATATAATGAAACATGTGCTAATATTGCAGTTGCCATGTGGGCACTACGAATGTATAATCTCACAAGTAAAGCTACATATGGAGATTGGATGGAAAACATTTTATTGAACTCAGGTATATCTGGAGCAAGTCTTGATATGACTAGATATTTCTATGCTAACCCTTTATCTCACCGCGTCAATGAACGTATCAAACCAACATTTGAGCAGTACACTCATGTACCCAATAAGCGTTTTTATACTTTTGACTGTTGGTGCTGTCCACCTCAACTATGGCGTACATTCACAGGAATGCCTAAATGGATTTATTCAATAACCGACAATGGAATTTCAATAAATCTATTTGCAGGAAGTTCCCTTAACACTCATTTATCCAATAATGAACCTGTTAAAATTAATATTAATACTAATTACCCTTGGGAAGAAGAAGTAAAAATAGATATCATAGAAGCACCTTGTAATGGTATGAATCTTACATTCCGTATTCCTTCATGGTGCAACAACGCAACATTTAACCATAAGCCTATTGAAAGTGGTATACATAATGTTATTGTCAAAACTGGTGAGATATTAAATATCGTCCTTCCTATGAAACCTACTCTATACACTGCAAATCCATTCATTGAACAGGCAAACGGTATGTTAGCAGTTAAAAGAGGACCCGTAGTATACTGTCTCGAAGGTTGTGATATAGATAATGAAATTTCCATAGATGAACTTGCGATACCTGTTCAAGCTGAATTTACTGAAGAAATCATTACTGAATTGCCATATAATATGGTTGGTTTAAAATCTGAACTTATACACAGACCAAAAGGAAATAAAATATATTATCCAGTTATAGAGGATGACGTCCAAAAAGTTTCTGTAAGATTTATCCCCTATTTTGCATGGGCTAACAGACAAGAAAGTGATATGAGCGTCTGGTTGCCAAGAGCTTAA
- the msrA gene encoding peptide-methionine (S)-S-oxide reductase MsrA — protein MKTIVFAGGCFWGVEEYFNLLKGVTFTKVGYANGNVISPTYEQVCTSATGHYEAVYVEYDDCVISLEKLLDAYWEIVDPTALNRQGPDIGSQYSTGIFYTNEDDRKVIEESKERQQVKYRAPIVTAIEPLKCFFNGEEYHQKYLKKNPKGYCHIPLDKYKN, from the coding sequence ATGAAAACTATTGTATTTGCAGGTGGTTGTTTCTGGGGTGTTGAGGAGTATTTTAATTTATTAAAAGGGGTTACTTTTACTAAGGTAGGGTATGCTAATGGTAATGTGATAAGTCCAACTTATGAACAAGTATGTACTTCTGCTACTGGTCATTATGAAGCGGTATATGTTGAATATGATGATTGTGTTATTAGTTTGGAGAAGTTATTAGATGCTTATTGGGAGATTGTTGATCCCACTGCCTTAAATCGTCAGGGACCGGATATAGGGTCACAATATAGTACGGGGATTTTTTATACTAATGAGGATGATAGGAAAGTAATAGAAGAGTCCAAGGAAAGGCAACAAGTTAAGTATAGAGCCCCTATTGTTACAGCTATTGAACCATTGAAATGTTTTTTTAATGGAGAAGAGTACCATCAAAAATATTTGAAGAAGAATCCTAAGGGGTATTGTCATATACCTCTAGATAAATATAAGAATTAA
- a CDS encoding glycoside hydrolase family 2 TIM barrel-domain containing protein — translation METKFCNDLNTITVNTLPPRNTWIPYQDINTALTSDRQKSCFYKSLNGDWGFRYYKHEGLIPENIVSEAYNDEDWDMTEVPSCWQMQGYDKPVYSNVKYPFPVDEPYIPSENPVGCYRTIFDIPNDWNKRRTVIHFGGVCAAFLVYLNGVQVGYSEGSHMPSEFDITKLVKKKDNRLIVKVYKWSTSSYIEDQDFWRLNGIFREVYLYSTAERYSKDVFIKSSLSDDYRNGILAVEIETETKVDSLNYNIYLYDKNNISVYDNSGTIENGKSYFQTIIEDVEKWNAEMPSLYSLVIELMEDNRVIETSCYRVGFRKIEIKESRLLINGQSVVLKGVNRHDMHPTKGYAVNRADMMKDILMMKKYNFNMLRTSHYPNDPYIYELCDRLGIYVMDEADLEMHGYILINKLKFNGKEQSIAMNNDDRWEHMFIDRAKRMVERDKNHPCIISWSLGNESGSGSNHVKMAEWVRNRDKSRFIHYESAGELDYVDVVSYMYPSVELVKKEATRTDENRPFFVCEFMHAMGNSMGNPREYWDIMHEDNRLIGGCIWEWADHGILTQNEDGKEFYAYGGDFGDEPNDYKFCIDGMVFPDRMPHTGLIELREVIAPVQVTGFNKESGEITIHNRYDFIDLSHLNLQYKILENGNTIMEGLIEMPQIMPHSKACFKLPEKILCAVKEGYNYHLNLYFKYKSPKNWERAVDYIHKCQYPLNELVPVEVKRCNDELLVKETENEIIVSGKSFNITFDKIHGNFSKYIYGGVSIISEGPRENFFRAPTDNDERGWILREDCTAGNWRKYGLDMLWKNVIDISWYSNKNEFIFTVKARHGKPSMFVAYETVSTYRVTSNGVITVEVDYLPVDINDCIPRLGMTFTMNKGFEYVEWLGRGEHENYVDRKESALIGHYKSKVDDLFVNYIIPQENGNKTDTLWVKVINDEGIGFMITSKKLFDYSVSHYTTNNIYKATHPYELKHKEETIINIDYGQTGIGNGSCGPETWVLDRYKLKPNMTNFIFSIIPVNEGQNPLT, via the coding sequence ATGGAAACAAAATTTTGTAATGACCTTAATACAATTACAGTTAACACATTACCCCCAAGAAACACATGGATACCTTATCAGGATATCAATACTGCTCTTACTTCAGATAGGCAAAAATCATGTTTTTATAAGTCTTTAAATGGTGATTGGGGTTTTCGCTATTACAAACATGAAGGATTAATTCCTGAAAATATAGTATCAGAAGCCTATAATGATGAAGATTGGGATATGACTGAAGTTCCATCATGCTGGCAGATGCAAGGTTATGATAAGCCTGTTTATTCTAATGTTAAATATCCTTTTCCGGTAGATGAACCATACATACCAAGTGAAAATCCTGTTGGCTGTTATAGGACAATATTTGATATTCCTAATGATTGGAATAAAAGGAGAACAGTAATTCATTTTGGAGGAGTATGTGCAGCTTTTTTGGTTTACCTGAACGGCGTACAAGTAGGCTATAGTGAAGGAAGCCATATGCCATCAGAATTTGATATAACTAAATTAGTTAAGAAGAAGGATAATCGCTTAATTGTAAAAGTATATAAATGGTCAACTTCCTCTTATATAGAAGACCAGGATTTTTGGAGGTTAAATGGAATTTTTCGAGAGGTATATTTATATAGTACAGCTGAAAGATATTCAAAAGATGTATTCATCAAGTCAAGTTTATCAGATGACTATAGAAATGGTATTCTGGCAGTTGAGATAGAGACAGAAACGAAGGTAGATTCACTTAATTACAATATATATTTATATGATAAAAATAACATATCTGTATATGACAATTCTGGGACAATAGAAAATGGAAAATCTTATTTCCAGACAATAATTGAAGATGTAGAGAAATGGAATGCAGAGATGCCCTCACTATATTCATTGGTAATAGAATTGATGGAAGATAATAGAGTAATTGAAACATCTTGCTATAGAGTTGGTTTCAGGAAAATAGAAATAAAAGAATCAAGATTATTGATTAATGGACAGAGTGTTGTGTTAAAAGGGGTAAACAGGCATGATATGCATCCTACAAAAGGTTATGCTGTTAACCGTGCGGATATGATGAAAGATATATTAATGATGAAGAAGTATAATTTTAACATGCTAAGGACTTCCCATTATCCTAACGATCCTTATATCTATGAGTTATGTGACAGGCTGGGTATATATGTTATGGATGAAGCTGATCTTGAAATGCATGGTTACATATTAATAAATAAGCTGAAATTTAATGGAAAAGAACAAAGTATTGCCATGAATAATGATGACCGATGGGAGCATATGTTTATTGACCGTGCTAAGAGAATGGTAGAAAGAGATAAAAACCATCCATGTATAATTTCATGGTCATTAGGTAACGAATCAGGGTCTGGAAGTAATCATGTAAAAATGGCTGAGTGGGTTAGAAACAGAGATAAATCTAGGTTCATCCATTATGAAAGTGCTGGAGAATTAGATTATGTTGATGTAGTCAGCTATATGTATCCTTCAGTAGAACTTGTTAAAAAAGAGGCAACAAGAACTGATGAAAATAGACCTTTTTTTGTATGTGAATTTATGCATGCCATGGGAAATAGTATGGGTAATCCTAGAGAATATTGGGATATTATGCATGAAGATAATAGACTAATAGGAGGTTGTATATGGGAATGGGCTGACCATGGTATATTAACACAAAATGAAGATGGTAAAGAGTTCTATGCATATGGTGGAGATTTTGGTGATGAACCCAATGATTATAAATTCTGTATTGATGGAATGGTTTTCCCTGATAGAATGCCACATACTGGACTTATTGAATTGAGAGAAGTTATAGCACCGGTACAAGTTACAGGATTTAATAAAGAAAGTGGAGAGATTACTATTCATAATAGATACGATTTTATTGATTTATCTCATCTTAATCTCCAATACAAAATACTTGAAAACGGGAATACAATAATGGAGGGTTTAATCGAAATGCCACAAATTATGCCTCATAGTAAAGCATGTTTCAAATTACCTGAAAAAATATTATGTGCTGTTAAGGAAGGTTATAATTATCATCTTAACCTGTATTTCAAATATAAAAGCCCCAAAAATTGGGAAAGAGCTGTTGACTATATTCATAAGTGCCAATATCCCTTAAATGAGTTAGTACCAGTTGAGGTAAAAAGATGCAATGATGAATTATTAGTTAAGGAAACAGAAAATGAAATTATTGTATCAGGGAAAAGTTTTAATATTACTTTTGATAAGATTCATGGAAATTTTTCTAAATACATATATGGAGGAGTATCTATAATTAGCGAAGGACCTAGAGAAAATTTCTTTCGAGCGCCAACTGATAACGATGAAAGAGGTTGGATATTAAGAGAGGATTGTACAGCAGGTAATTGGCGTAAATATGGACTTGATATGTTATGGAAAAATGTTATTGATATATCTTGGTATAGCAATAAAAATGAATTTATATTCACTGTAAAAGCCAGACACGGAAAACCATCAATGTTTGTTGCTTATGAGACTGTATCTACATATAGAGTTACAAGCAATGGTGTTATTACAGTTGAGGTTGATTATCTGCCTGTAGATATTAATGATTGCATACCTAGATTGGGTATGACTTTTACTATGAATAAGGGATTCGAATATGTGGAATGGTTAGGTAGGGGAGAACATGAAAACTACGTAGATAGAAAAGAAAGTGCTCTTATTGGTCACTATAAATCTAAAGTTGACGATTTGTTTGTGAATTATATAATCCCACAGGAAAATGGTAATAAAACAGATACATTATGGGTTAAAGTAATCAATGATGAAGGTATAGGATTCATGATTACCAGTAAGAAGTTGTTTGATTATAGTGTCAGCCATTATACTACAAATAATATTTACAAAGCTACTCATCCATATGAATTAAAACATAAGGAAGAAACGATTATTAATATTGATTATGGACAGACTGGCATCGGTAATGGAAGTTGCGGACCTGAAACTTGGGTCTTGGATAGATACAAATTGA
- a CDS encoding beta-galactosidase, with product MRRAKSFIGVLLCVFTLFSVIRPSDIFAGEVKDKYESNGKSIESEARVKLLLLKELAKQAEDEGYDTERENCTIWMSEQFLEFADYDDLHIKENKYLFDCAPMYKTEDTKKLANELPNYERSEVLKMLEKSINDLQDVISGKNVRKTVNKVDWDNIMVKDDQFYNSNGKPVFLYDYFSKAHGADQDDPNLYNDYLGNIAHPLCMSAYLSKKENGGLTDKAYSDIIEYENKYLPMKDNIGYMMLWHSGKVIPEWFINKYGKENVTHGIPKYTQYDIDNPNIRNVWSKVIEDLVPKIKDKNYLQLGYILSNEPHWYADKDSYFVVKNGISDETLSRFRSWLQKKHNNDINELNQLWETDYNNFDEITISIPIDVSALRGTPKMYDYSRFNMERVTDWFTFLHDNIKKYDEDAYTHLKIMPKIFTDNSGSRDHGIDVEALTNLTEYIGNDATIRKQYFNSREKEDWEKDYAYYWREIAMTYDILSSMGPDKINVNSESHFISTTRFRDNKMEPEYVRSTYWLATILGMNANLTWYWGRYGDGSIEPRILADSGNLAKGYPGSCAQMPRVANEYTQTMMDLNAFSTDIVKFQRQEKPIRIYYSETANINDEEQINRLFNLYESMYFNGLPIGFATKDIIRNKKEDFDEIVIYDTPCVTDDEFLALQEYLDNGGTIIVDNKSLIKNEYNQFRTLKLNKSKGKLIKVNNGISNISTKAFDLIDDKKPLVNVEEINGSQKKGCIWRVVDGDGADNKLVTIINVGKSTAQLDITNKDNPNAVIIDMLTGKEMSDSITLPSEGVLFLNVGSKVPWARPDTNHELRNPVAVASAFDEFITLNWLPTDNADSYKVYSVNNNNYELLEKDINDTCYQITDLLNNVEYTYIVTAENEEGESDIEEAVKLKVIPVAKKVPDNPTYIKAEALDSGIRLSWNPVDDAEKYKVYLKDSNNYKLVKEGIVTDSTVISPLVNGKEYTFIVTSVQDGLESDKNTAYMVKAIPKAEMIPIPEIPLKSVLTHVQENYFSFDTYKSNNLTKPKGTQGKWWINDSSIMSVTTDKSYTKTGKEQSILFNGDPALSSTGVFFATTPNAMGDKDKPELPADKYYIEAMIFLEEDYMSNIDISYVRKGKGVMNAKLSCSTVAEKGKWVKVKSTVLKAVDGTEINEITKDLQLKFIYPKTGLPTEFYIDNIRIMKEDKQNI from the coding sequence ATGAGAAGAGCAAAAAGTTTTATTGGGGTATTACTTTGTGTCTTTACATTATTCAGTGTGATAAGACCATCAGATATTTTTGCTGGGGAAGTGAAGGATAAGTATGAAAGTAATGGAAAAAGTATTGAATCAGAAGCAAGAGTGAAATTATTACTTTTAAAAGAACTAGCTAAGCAGGCAGAAGATGAGGGTTATGATACTGAAAGAGAAAATTGTACAATATGGATGTCAGAACAATTTCTTGAATTTGCGGATTATGATGATCTGCATATTAAAGAAAATAAATATTTGTTTGATTGTGCACCTATGTACAAAACAGAAGATACTAAAAAATTAGCAAATGAACTTCCAAATTACGAACGTAGTGAAGTATTAAAAATGCTAGAAAAATCTATTAATGATCTACAGGATGTTATTTCTGGGAAAAATGTAAGAAAAACTGTAAATAAAGTAGATTGGGATAACATTATGGTAAAAGATGACCAATTCTATAACAGTAATGGGAAACCAGTATTTTTATATGATTATTTTTCTAAGGCACATGGTGCAGATCAAGACGATCCAAATCTATATAATGATTATCTTGGTAATATTGCTCATCCACTATGTATGAGTGCATACTTATCTAAAAAAGAAAATGGAGGACTTACAGATAAAGCGTATTCAGATATCATAGAGTATGAAAATAAGTATTTGCCCATGAAAGATAATATAGGATATATGATGCTGTGGCATTCTGGAAAAGTTATTCCTGAATGGTTTATCAATAAATACGGAAAAGAGAATGTTACACATGGAATACCAAAATACACACAATACGATATTGATAATCCTAACATAAGAAATGTTTGGTCAAAAGTTATTGAAGACCTAGTCCCTAAAATAAAAGACAAAAATTATCTTCAATTAGGATATATTCTTAGTAATGAACCTCATTGGTATGCAGATAAAGATTCATATTTTGTTGTGAAAAATGGAATAAGTGATGAAACTTTGAGTAGGTTTAGAAGTTGGTTGCAAAAAAAACATAACAATGATATTAATGAGTTGAATCAATTATGGGAAACAGATTATAACAATTTTGATGAAATAACAATTAGTATTCCAATAGATGTTTCAGCACTAAGAGGTACTCCAAAAATGTATGACTATAGCCGTTTTAATATGGAACGTGTTACAGATTGGTTTACTTTCCTACATGATAATATTAAGAAATATGATGAAGACGCCTATACACATCTTAAAATTATGCCTAAGATATTTACTGATAATAGTGGAAGCCGTGACCATGGAATAGATGTAGAAGCACTAACTAATCTTACAGAATATATAGGGAATGATGCAACGATACGCAAGCAGTATTTTAATAGTAGAGAAAAAGAAGACTGGGAAAAAGATTATGCATACTATTGGAGAGAAATTGCTATGACATATGATATTTTAAGCTCTATGGGACCTGACAAGATTAATGTTAATTCAGAATCACATTTTATATCAACAACAAGATTTCGAGATAATAAGATGGAACCAGAATATGTTCGCTCAACGTACTGGCTTGCAACTATTTTAGGTATGAATGCTAATTTAACTTGGTATTGGGGTAGATATGGAGATGGTTCTATAGAACCTAGGATTCTTGCAGATTCAGGGAATTTGGCTAAAGGTTATCCTGGGTCTTGTGCGCAGATGCCTAGAGTTGCTAATGAATATACTCAGACTATGATGGATCTTAATGCATTCTCTACTGATATTGTTAAATTTCAGAGACAGGAAAAACCTATAAGAATCTATTATTCAGAGACAGCAAATATAAATGATGAAGAACAGATTAATAGATTATTCAATTTATATGAATCTATGTATTTTAACGGGTTACCAATAGGTTTTGCAACTAAAGATATAATACGTAATAAGAAAGAAGACTTTGACGAAATAGTTATTTATGATACTCCATGTGTAACCGATGATGAGTTTTTGGCATTACAGGAATATCTTGATAATGGTGGAACAATAATCGTAGATAATAAAAGCCTAATTAAAAATGAGTATAATCAGTTTCGTACACTTAAACTTAATAAAAGTAAGGGGAAACTTATAAAAGTTAATAATGGTATTTCCAATATAAGTACTAAAGCATTTGACCTCATTGATGATAAGAAGCCTTTAGTAAATGTTGAAGAGATAAATGGTTCACAGAAAAAGGGATGTATATGGAGAGTTGTAGATGGTGATGGTGCTGATAACAAGCTTGTTACGATAATAAATGTAGGAAAGAGTACTGCGCAACTTGATATAACAAATAAAGATAATCCTAATGCTGTAATCATTGATATGTTAACTGGTAAAGAGATGTCAGATTCAATAACATTGCCTTCTGAAGGAGTATTATTCTTGAATGTGGGAAGTAAGGTACCTTGGGCTAGACCAGACACTAACCATGAATTAAGGAATCCAGTAGCTGTAGCATCAGCTTTTGATGAATTTATAACACTCAACTGGCTACCAACAGATAATGCAGATAGTTATAAGGTATATTCAGTTAATAATAATAATTATGAGTTGTTGGAAAAAGATATTAATGATACTTGTTACCAAATAACAGATTTATTAAATAATGTGGAATATACATATATAGTAACAGCCGAAAATGAGGAAGGGGAAAGTGATATAGAAGAAGCAGTAAAATTAAAAGTGATACCTGTAGCTAAGAAAGTACCTGATAATCCTACTTATATTAAAGCAGAAGCACTTGATTCAGGTATCAGATTAAGCTGGAATCCAGTTGATGATGCAGAAAAATACAAAGTTTATTTAAAAGACTCTAATAATTACAAACTTGTAAAAGAAGGAATAGTTACTGACTCAACAGTTATCTCTCCCCTTGTTAATGGAAAAGAATATACATTTATTGTAACTTCTGTTCAAGATGGATTGGAAAGTGATAAAAACACAGCATATATGGTAAAAGCAATACCAAAAGCAGAGATGATTCCAATACCTGAGATACCATTAAAATCTGTACTTACACATGTTCAAGAGAATTATTTTTCTTTTGATACATATAAATCTAATAATTTGACAAAACCCAAAGGTACACAAGGTAAGTGGTGGATAAATGATTCCAGTATCATGAGTGTGACAACTGATAAGAGTTATACTAAAACAGGAAAAGAACAATCTATATTGTTTAATGGAGATCCTGCTTTATCTTCAACAGGTGTATTTTTTGCTACTACTCCAAATGCAATGGGAGACAAAGACAAACCAGAATTACCTGCTGATAAATACTATATAGAAGCTATGATTTTTCTTGAGGAAGATTATATGTCCAATATTGATATTTCTTATGTAAGAAAAGGTAAAGGAGTCATGAATGCAAAACTTTCATGTTCAACTGTAGCTGAAAAAGGTAAATGGGTAAAAGTGAAATCAACAGTTCTGAAAGCAGTAGATGGAACAGAGATAAATGAAATTACTAAAGATCTTCAGTTAAAGTTTATATATCCCAAAACAGGATTACCAACAGAATTTTATATAGATAATATAAGAATAATGAAAGAAGATAAACAAAATATTTAA
- a CDS encoding uroporphyrinogen decarboxylase family protein, with product MQLKPIRDKWKGTMTDRERFINQMHYKPVDRCFNMEFGYWDENFEQWKLFRDNNITNNEQADIFFNFDKLAYIRGNIWMSPSFECKVVEEREDTNILINEDGLLAETPKDAHDTIPHFIKASIVTPDDWKKCKEERFRRDDPDRIVDIEALKKLHPNDRDYPLGVDCGSMIGKIRDMLTFEGLAYACYDYPDMVEDMVETCCLMVEDFLDQVLPHFDFDFACGWEDICFKNGPIVSAPFFRDVVMPRYKRIKKKLMEYDIDIWYTDCDGDVRPILPYLLEGGINCLFPFEVNGCSHPGELLDQYEGQLRIMGGFDKMQLGAGKEAIKVYMESLVPYVEKGGYVPFCDHRCPPNVKEEDYLYYLDLKEKMFGLK from the coding sequence ATGCAACTTAAGCCCATAAGGGATAAATGGAAAGGTACTATGACTGATAGAGAAAGGTTTATTAATCAGATGCATTATAAGCCAGTAGACAGATGTTTCAACATGGAATTTGGATATTGGGATGAAAACTTTGAACAGTGGAAGTTGTTTAGAGATAATAATATTACTAATAATGAACAAGCAGATATATTTTTTAATTTTGATAAATTAGCTTATATTAGAGGAAATATATGGATGAGTCCTTCTTTTGAATGTAAGGTTGTTGAAGAGAGAGAGGATACTAATATATTAATTAATGAGGATGGATTATTGGCAGAAACACCAAAAGATGCTCATGATACTATACCGCATTTCATAAAAGCTTCTATAGTAACTCCTGATGATTGGAAGAAATGTAAAGAAGAGAGATTCAGAAGAGATGATCCAGATAGAATTGTTGATATAGAAGCATTGAAAAAGTTACATCCTAATGATAGAGATTATCCTCTTGGAGTTGATTGTGGTTCTATGATCGGTAAGATCAGAGATATGTTGACTTTTGAAGGGTTAGCTTATGCATGTTATGATTATCCGGATATGGTTGAGGATATGGTTGAAACTTGCTGCTTGATGGTTGAAGATTTCTTGGATCAGGTATTACCTCATTTTGATTTTGATTTTGCGTGTGGTTGGGAAGATATCTGCTTCAAAAATGGTCCTATAGTGTCAGCTCCATTTTTTAGGGATGTTGTGATGCCAAGATATAAGAGAATCAAGAAGAAGTTGATGGAATATGATATTGATATATGGTATACGGATTGTGATGGAGATGTAAGACCTATTCTTCCTTATTTATTGGAAGGAGGAATCAACTGTCTATTCCCATTTGAAGTTAATGGGTGTTCTCATCCCGGAGAGTTGTTAGATCAGTATGAGGGACAATTACGTATAATGGGTGGATTCGATAAGATGCAGTTGGGTGCAGGTAAAGAAGCTATTAAGGTGTATATGGAAAGTTTGGTTCCTTATGTAGAAAAGGGAGGGTATGTACCATTCTGTGATCATAGATGTCCTCCTAATGTTAAGGAAGAGGATTATTTGTATTATTTGGATCTGAAGGAGAAAATGTTTGGATTGAAATAA